A genomic window from Triticum urartu cultivar G1812 chromosome 7, Tu2.1, whole genome shotgun sequence includes:
- the LOC125525883 gene encoding ervatamin-B-like: MMALAKTIALLVCLLGTAGGTSGANCIPRPRSVTFTPRSAASIFTARTPPPMVDWRAHGAVTPVMDQGVLGSCWAISTAGAIEGLHKIRSGRLVRLSSQQICDCSNKSMIESHLRAYDWVLRNGGVASEETYPYVDRVQDCKREKLHMISASITSFVWTIRTEQELLLAVSQQPVTVKMSVEPASFLNYTGGIFSGPCGQAGHSMLAVGYGALADGRKYWILKSSYGVHWGDHGYFYVQRGPGHDAGLCGIANYAAHPV; encoded by the exons GATCGCGCTGCTGGTGTGCCTCCTAGGCACAGCGGGAGGCACATCGGGGGCAAATTGCATCCCGCGGCCGAGGTCGGTGACCTTCACGCCGCGCTCAGCCGCTAGTATCTTTACTGCTCGCACACCGCCGCCCATGGTCGATTGGCGTGCGCATGGTGCTGTCACGCCGGTCATGGACCAGGGAGTTCTCG GTTCCTGCTGGGCTATCTCGACGGCGGGCGCCATCGAGGGGCTGCACAAGATCCGCTCCGGGAGACTTGTCCGCCTATCGAGCCAGCAGATATGCGACTGCTCCAACAAAAGCATGATCGAGTCGCACCTCAGGGCGTACGACTGGGTCCTCCGCAACGGAGGCGTTGCCTCTGAGGAGACGTACCCGTACGTGGACCGAGTCCAAGACTGCAAGCGGGAGAAGCTGCATATGATCTCTGCGTCCATCACAAGCTTCGTCTGGACCATACGAACCGAGCAAGAGCTCTTGCTCGCCGTCTCTCAGCAGCCGGTGACCGTCAAGATGTCGGTCGAACCAGCAAGCTTCCTCAACTACACAGGAGGCATCTTCTCGGGACCGTGCGGGCAGGCTGGCCACTCCATGTTGGCAGTGGGTTATGGCGCCCTTGCCGACGGCAGAAAATACTGGATCTTAAAAAGTTCGTATGGCGTCCATTGGGGTGATCACGGCTACTTCTACGTGCAACGTGGACCTGGCCACGATGCAGGCCTCTGCGGCATTGCGAATTACGCCGCACATCCGGTCTAG